Below is a genomic region from Granulicella sp. L56.
AAGATCTTTGTGAAGAAGGTTCTTTAGCAAGTAGGCTTGCGCACCGGCCCTTAGGGCGCGCAACACCTGAACGTCGCCGGTATACGTGGTCAACACAATGAGCTTGGCTTCGGGAAACTCCCCACGAATTGCAATGACGGCGTCGAGTCCGTTCATCTCGGGCATCTGCATGTCCATGAGAGTGATGTCCGGACGATGGGCGCGGTACTGCTGAATTGCGTCGCGTCCGTTGCAGCCTTCGGCGACAAGCAACATATCAGGCTGATCGGCCAGAAGACCCTTAATCCCGCCGCGGAAAATGGGATGGTCATCCACCGCCAGGATTCGAATCGGATTGGAATCACTATTCATTTTTTGGCTCGAAGAGATACAAGAAAAAATAACCAGCGCGAAGCTGAGGGTTTCGCGTAAGCGTTCGCCGACGGTATCTTCAGTTCAATCTCAGTGCCGGAGCCGAGCTTACTCCATATTTCAAAACTGGCCCCGATAAGTTTGGCCCGTTCGCGCATGCCGCGCAAGCCCCAGTGGCCGGGGACGTGTTCCTTATCGAGAACGCTGGTATCGATACCAGTGCCATCATCGCGGATTCGCAGCGTCAAGTGCCCATGGTCGTAACGTATCTCCACTTCGATTCGTTTGGCGTCCGAGTGTCGAATCGCGTTTCGCAGCGCCTCCGCTGTAATCCGGTAGGCTTCGTCCCGGACCACGGGATTCAGGTCATTCGGAGTGCCCTCCACCTGGACATTGAATTCTGGCAAACTCCCACTTGAAAAATTGCCGAGCAGTTCTTTGGCAAAACTTCTGATGGACTCCGCTAGATCGATGGTCGTCAGTCCCATGGAGCGCAGTTCATGCACGGCGTCTCTGCCCTCGGTAATCGCACCGGATCCCTCCTCGATCGCACTATCGATTCGCGTCTTGGCGTCCTCGGGCCGCGCTGGCAGCAAATTCGACACGGTCTGAAAGCGGAGAAGCAGCCCTTGGAAGCTTTGCAGCAGAGTGTCGTGCAGCTCTCGCGCGATGCGGGTCCGCTCATCCACGCGCGCTCGTAGCGTCGCGTTGAATTGCCGCTCAAGTTGGCTGAGGCGAAATTGATATAGTGCCCAAAGCAACAGAAGAAAGACTCCAACGCAGAGGACTTCGAACCATCTTGTCTGAAACCATGCGGGCGCGATGCTGAAGTCAAGGTTAGCGCCCTCTTCGTTCCATACACCATCGTTATTGCAGGCGATAACTTGGAAACGATAATGGCCAGGCCCAAGACCGGTGTAAAAGGTCTCGCGGCGTGTTCCGGCGTCCTGCCAATCGTGGTCCGATCCCTCAAGCTTGTAGCGAAACAGGACGCGTTCAGGGATCGCCAGGCTAAGCGCGGTATAGTCGATTTCTAT
It encodes:
- a CDS encoding response regulator transcription factor; its protein translation is MNSDSNPIRILAVDDHPIFRGGIKGLLADQPDMLLVAEGCNGRDAIQQYRAHRPDITLMDMQMPEMNGLDAVIAIRGEFPEAKLIVLTTYTGDVQVLRALRAGAQAYLLKNLLHKDLLDTIRAVHAGKKALSPEASFEIAEHATDDQLTKAEVEVLRLIAAGNANKQIADRLSITEETVKGRVKNILSKLSANDRTHAATIGLRRGIIEL
- a CDS encoding triple tyrosine motif-containing protein, which translates into the protein MVPPRTGRIEIDYTALSLAIPERVLFRYKLEGSDHDWQDAGTRRETFYTGLGPGHYRFQVIACNNDGVWNEEGANLDFSIAPAWFQTRWFEVLCVGVFLLLLWALYQFRLSQLERQFNATLRARVDERTRIARELHDTLLQSFQGLLLRFQTVSNLLPARPEDAKTRIDSAIEEGSGAITEGRDAVHELRSMGLTTIDLAESIRSFAKELLGNFSSGSLPEFNVQVEGTPNDLNPVVRDEAYRITAEALRNAIRHSDAKRIEVEIRYDHGHLTLRIRDDGTGIDTSVLDKEHVPGHWGLRGMRERAKLIGASFEIWSKLGSGTEIELKIPSANAYAKPSASRWLFFLVSLRAKK